CGGCATTGGCCGTCAGGGTCCCGTAGAGGGCCTGCTTACCGGAGCCGGTGAGCATGGCAACTGCCGGAGTGGCTGCGTAGTCCTTGGTGAACTGCTTGAGGGCCTTGCGTCCCAGTGCCTTGAGGTCCTTGACCAGCGCAGCCTTGGTTTTTTTGCCCTCCTGGTAGTCGGCGAGCTCCAGATCGTAGATGGCGATTCCCCATTCGAAGATGGGCGCCAGGATCGCGTTGTAGAGGGGGTTGCCCAGGTTGAAGGGCTTCCACGGCTGCTCCGCGTCCATGCGCAGCAGGTTGTATCCGACGTCGTTGTCCCTGCCCACCACGTTGGTCCAGCGGTGGTGGAGATCGTTGTGGGTGTGCTGCCAGGAGCGTGCCGGGGTGACGAAGTCCCACTCCCAGGTGGTGGAGTGGATGTCCGGGTCGCGCATCCAGTCCCACTGGCCGTGCAGGATGTTGTGCCCGAGCTCCATGTTTTCCAGGATCTTCGCGAAGCTCAGCAGCGTGGTGCCGGTGACCCACGCGGCCTTGTTCTTACTCACCATGAGGGCTGCGCGGCCGGAGATCTCAAGGCCACGCTGGATCTTGATCATGCGCCGGATATAGGCGGCGTCGGAGGCACCCCGCTTGGCGAGGATATCGTCACGGATGGCATCAAGTTCCAGGGCCAGCTCGGCCACCTGCTCG
This genomic interval from Micrococcaceae bacterium Sec5.7 contains the following:
- a CDS encoding acyl-CoA desaturase, whose product is MSAITNTEATDTDTRPPRDKEQVVAKTRPGALAATGSPLVRPPAAAHLSDEQVAELALELDAIRDDILAKRGASDAAYIRRMIKIQRGLEISGRAALMVSKNKAAWVTGTTLLSFAKILENMELGHNILHGQWDWMRDPDIHSTTWEWDFVTPARSWQHTHNDLHHRWTNVVGRDNDVGYNLLRMDAEQPWKPFNLGNPLYNAILAPIFEWGIAIYDLELADYQEGKKTKAALVKDLKALGRKALKQFTKDYAATPAVAMLTGSGKQALYGTLTANAVRNVWAHAVIFCGHFPDGAETFTEDMVEGETRGDWYVRQMIGSANISGSKFMHLMTGNLSHQIEHHLFPDLPSNRYAEVAPKVREICQRYGLAYTTGPLLKQVGSSWALVFRHALPGKTK